A DNA window from Drosophila pseudoobscura strain MV-25-SWS-2005 chromosome 2, UCI_Dpse_MV25, whole genome shotgun sequence contains the following coding sequences:
- the Orp8 gene encoding oxysterol-binding protein-related protein 8 isoform X2: MQSPQPAHPSGSGSHTPVNPTSSLSSVTGTAAGSTSTPIRINSAKHSGGGDSLLPSLGLAGGSGTGASTSSHSMPGTPQQSSSVPTGSHLQLQTPSATGGAVTPSGLSMGASNQSLGVSVGAASSVGGISITPPNSAGLRQSTGIANWASDNRDGNVADKSAADAAKLNRKESYKAQRKNYRKEKKRVASELMNSLQDPAVIVLADWLKVRGTLKSWTKLWCVLKPGLLLIYKSQKTKSSHWVGTVMLTACQVIERPSKKDGFCFKLFHPMEQSIWAPRGPDKETIGAVVQPLPTAYLIFRAPSQAAGKCWMDALELSLRCSALLLRTNSSTAPSNTSYVGEPLLPVSHETQWSEADYEKHFNDHGKWGQFLAVPPDMESSRSDTSLPSRAQTPLLQQLYSSAVSNWERTKRLPHFRHHSEQRKSSCSDASSCDYALGTQRKRRLLSPVSKSLSLGGTGALGGSSSSEENEDDYGDTSAGSLAPAPGPDPRPVSAPPECPLQPRFRLNVKDLDADSQNEAPNAAMSGLESESESDAGEAVQDDTLEPADCVETTYVPFTEEEFGEQGEQVEELAEENKSLIWCIVKQVRPGMDLSKVVLPTFILEPRSFLDKLSDSYYHADLLSKAVQEDDAFTRMKIIVQWYMSSFYKKPKGLKKPYNPILGETFRCYWQHPSGSRTFYIAEQVSHHPPVSAFYVTNREDGFSITCSILAKSKFYGNSTSAVLEGAATMTLLPRGECYTATTPYAHCKGILMGTLSMELGGKINIECENTGYRTELEFKLKPFLGGSESTNVVVGKIKLGKETLATINGHWDRECRIKDAKTGEETLLFKVDADLRAKRLPRYLVPVEAQEPHESQRLWERVSESIAREDQVAATEEKTVLEEKQRAAAKERSSIEAPYVPNLFELDSYGQWIYKYADLRPWDVRNDVRQYECQYKVLTQTRHKSVPIVHGAELMHPLRSSIEPVARSHRQSGAASSKAPKAKNKSLVLAPRDTNSDSSQSPQGVVKRSSSSSIRQINAALDQVNRVLEEHSKQLNDISRRLERMQYAPPAHLRHGAQNMLGGGVALSTVIKSLIYALIGLTFSLILRWLFK, translated from the exons ATGCAGTCGCCCCAGCCAGCGCATCcgagcggcagtggcagtcatACGCCCGTCAATCCCACGTCCAGCCTCTCCTCCGTAACAGGCACAGCAGCTGGCAGCACCAGTACGCCCATCAGGATCAACAGCGCGAAGCACTCTGGCGGCGGCGACTCCTTGCTGCCATCGCTGGGCCTGGCTGGCGGCAGTGGGACGGGTGCATCCACCTCCTCCCACTCGATGCCAGGCACCCCGCAGCAGTCCAGTAGTGTCCCGACGGGCAGccatctgcagctgcagacTCCGAGCGCCACTGGCGGCGCCGTGACGCCATCCGGCCTCTCGATGGGGGCCTCGAATCAATCGCTGGGCGTGAGCGTCGGTGCGGCCAGCAGTGTCGGCGGCATCAGCATTACGCCACCGAACAGTGCTGGTCTCCGTCAGTCGACAG GAATCGCCAATTGGGCCTCAGATAATCGGGACGGCAATGTGGCAGATAAG TccgctgccgatgccgccAAACTCAATCGAAAGGAGTCCTACAAGGCCCAGCGGAAGAACTACCGCAAAGAGAAGAAACGCGTGGCCAGCGAGCTGATGAATTCCCTGCAGGATCCAGCCGTGATTGTGCTGGCCGACTGGCTGAAGGTCCGCGGCACCCTCAAGTCCTGGACGAAGCTGTGGTGCGTGCTCAAGCCGGGACTGCTGTTGATCTACAAGAGCCAGAAGACCAAGAGCAGTCACTGGGTGGGCACCGTGATGCTGACCGCGTGCCAGGTGATCGAGCGGCCCAGCAAGAAGGATGGCTTCTGCTTCAAGCTCTTCCATCCCATGGAGCAGTCCATCTGGGCGCCTCGCGGACCCGACAAGGAGACAATCG GCGCCGTTGTCCAGCCATTACCAACCGCCTACCTGATCTTTCGAGCGCCCAGCCAGGCGGCTGGTAAATGCTGGATGGATGCCCTGGAACTGTCGCTGCGCTGCTCGGCTCTGTTGCTgcgcaccaacagcagcacagcGCCGTCCAACACCTCCTACGTGGGGGAACCGCTGCTGCCCGTCTCCCACGAGACACAGTGGTCGGAGGCGGACTACGAGAAGCACTTCAACGACCACGGTAAGTGGGGTCAGTTCCTGGCTGTGCCGCCCGACATGGAGTCCTCGCGCTCCGACACCAGCCTGCCCTCGCGGGCCCAGACTccactgctgcagcagctctacAGCAGCGCCGTCAGCAACTGGGAGCGCACCAAGCGGCTGCCACACTTTCGGCATCATTCGGAGCAACGAAAGAGCTCCTGCAGCGATGCCTCCAGCTGCGACTACGCCTTGGGTACCCAGCGCAAGCGTCGCCTCCTGAGCCCCGTCAGCAAGTCCCTGTCCCTGGGCGGAACAGGGGCCCTgggcggcagcagctccagcgaAGAGAACGAGGATGACTATGGTGACACGAGCGCTGGCAGcctggccccggccccggGCCCTGATCCGCGGCCTGTGAGCGCTCCGCCCGAGTGCCCGTTGCAGCCACGGTTCCGCCTCAACGTGAAGG ATCTGGACGCGGACAGTCAGAATGAAGCGCCCAACGCCGCCATGTCGGGCCTGGAGTCAGAATCGGAGTCGGATGCGGGCGAGGCCGTACAAGATGATACCCTAGAACCAGCCGACTGCGTGGAGACCACCTATGTGCCCTTCACCGAAGAGGAGTTTGGGGAG CAAGGggagcaggtggaggagttgGCCGAAGAGAACAAGAGCCTCATCTGGTGCATTGTGAAGCAGGTGCGTCCTGGCATGGATCTGAGCAAGGTGGTGCTGCCCACGTTCATCCTGGAGCCACGTTCGTTTCTCGACAAGCTCTCGGACTCGTATTACCACGCAGATTTGCTCTCCAA GGCCGTGCAGGAGGATGATGCATTCACGCGCATGAAGATCATCGTGCAATGGTACATGTCCAGCTTCTACAAGAAACCCAAGGGCCTGAAGAAGCCCTACAATCCGATATTGGGCGAGACGTTCCGCTGCTATTGGCAGCATCCCAGCGGCAGTCGGACATTCTATATTGCCGAGCAGGTCTCGCATCACCCGCCCGTGTCGGCCTTCTACGTGACGAATCGCGAGGATGGCTTCAGCATCACCTGCTCCATCTTGGCGAAATCGAAGTTCTACGGCAATAGCACCTCCGCCGTCCTTGAGGGGGCGGCCACGATGACGCTATTGCCGCGCGGTGAATGCTACACGGCGACCACGCCCTACGCCCACTGCAAAGGCATTCTGATGGGCACGCTGTCCATGGAGCTGGGCGGCAAGATAAACATCGAGTGCGAGAACACCGGTTACAGGACGGAGTTAGAGTTCAAGCTGAAGCCATTCCTCGGCGGCTCAGAGTCCACCAATGTGGTTGTGGGTAAAATCAAGCTGGGCAAGGAGACGCTGGCCACCATCAATGGACACTGGGACAGGGAGTGCCGCATCAAGGACGCCAAGACGGGCGAGGAAACCCTTCTGTTCAAGGTGGATGCCGATCTGCGCGCTAAGCGGCTCCCTCGATACCTGGTCCCCGTCGAGGCGCAGGAGCCGCACGAGTCGCAGCGCCTGTGGGAACGCGTCTCTGAATCCATTGCACGCGAGGATCAGGTGGCTGCCACCGAAGAGAAGACCGTACTGGAGGAGAAGCAGAGGGCCGCCGCCAAGGAGCGTTCGAGCATCGAGGCCCCATACGTGCCCAATCTCTTCGAGCTGGATAGCTACGGCCAGTGGATATACAAGTACGCCGACCTTCGGCCCTGGGACGTCCGGAACGATGTGCGGCAGTACGAGTGCCAGTACAAGGTGCTGACCCAGACGCGCCACAAGTCGGTTCCCATCGTCCACGGGGCCGAACTCATGCATCCCCTGCGGAGCTCCATCGAACCGGTGGCCCGCTCGCACAGACAATCGGGGGCTGCCTCCTCGAAGGCGCCCAAGGCCAAGAACAAGAGCCTGGTTCTGGCGCCGCGAGACACCAACTCGGACTCCAGCCAGTCCCCCCAGGGCGTGGTCAAGCGGAGCTCCTCCAGCTCGATTAGGCA AATTAACGCGGCCCTCGATCAGGTTAACCGGGTGCTGGAGGAGCACTCGAAGCAGCTGAACGACATAAGTCGGCGACTAGAGCGAATGCAGTATGCTCCCCCGGCGCACCTGAGACATGGCGCACAGAACATGCTGGGCGGCGGTGTGGCCCTGTCGACGGTGATCAAGTCGCTGATCTATGCTCTCATTGGGCTGACCTTTAGCCTGATCCTGCGCTGGCTGTTCAAGTAA
- the Orp8 gene encoding oxysterol-binding protein-related protein 8 isoform X1, giving the protein MQSPQPAHPSGSGSHTPVNPTSSLSSVTGTAAGSTSTPIRINSAKHSGGGDSLLPSLGLAGGSGTGASTSSHSMPGTPQQSSSVPTGSHLQLQTPSATGGAVTPSGLSMGASNQSLGVSVGAASSVGGISITPPNSAGLRQSTVFDFKFKRRPSLKVLLTKLPSNDSLSNSPAPSSPGIANWASDNRDGNVADKSAADAAKLNRKESYKAQRKNYRKEKKRVASELMNSLQDPAVIVLADWLKVRGTLKSWTKLWCVLKPGLLLIYKSQKTKSSHWVGTVMLTACQVIERPSKKDGFCFKLFHPMEQSIWAPRGPDKETIGAVVQPLPTAYLIFRAPSQAAGKCWMDALELSLRCSALLLRTNSSTAPSNTSYVGEPLLPVSHETQWSEADYEKHFNDHGKWGQFLAVPPDMESSRSDTSLPSRAQTPLLQQLYSSAVSNWERTKRLPHFRHHSEQRKSSCSDASSCDYALGTQRKRRLLSPVSKSLSLGGTGALGGSSSSEENEDDYGDTSAGSLAPAPGPDPRPVSAPPECPLQPRFRLNVKDLDADSQNEAPNAAMSGLESESESDAGEAVQDDTLEPADCVETTYVPFTEEEFGEQGEQVEELAEENKSLIWCIVKQVRPGMDLSKVVLPTFILEPRSFLDKLSDSYYHADLLSKAVQEDDAFTRMKIIVQWYMSSFYKKPKGLKKPYNPILGETFRCYWQHPSGSRTFYIAEQVSHHPPVSAFYVTNREDGFSITCSILAKSKFYGNSTSAVLEGAATMTLLPRGECYTATTPYAHCKGILMGTLSMELGGKINIECENTGYRTELEFKLKPFLGGSESTNVVVGKIKLGKETLATINGHWDRECRIKDAKTGEETLLFKVDADLRAKRLPRYLVPVEAQEPHESQRLWERVSESIAREDQVAATEEKTVLEEKQRAAAKERSSIEAPYVPNLFELDSYGQWIYKYADLRPWDVRNDVRQYECQYKVLTQTRHKSVPIVHGAELMHPLRSSIEPVARSHRQSGAASSKAPKAKNKSLVLAPRDTNSDSSQSPQGVVKRSSSSSIRQINAALDQVNRVLEEHSKQLNDISRRLERMQYAPPAHLRHGAQNMLGGGVALSTVIKSLIYALIGLTFSLILRWLFK; this is encoded by the exons ATGCAGTCGCCCCAGCCAGCGCATCcgagcggcagtggcagtcatACGCCCGTCAATCCCACGTCCAGCCTCTCCTCCGTAACAGGCACAGCAGCTGGCAGCACCAGTACGCCCATCAGGATCAACAGCGCGAAGCACTCTGGCGGCGGCGACTCCTTGCTGCCATCGCTGGGCCTGGCTGGCGGCAGTGGGACGGGTGCATCCACCTCCTCCCACTCGATGCCAGGCACCCCGCAGCAGTCCAGTAGTGTCCCGACGGGCAGccatctgcagctgcagacTCCGAGCGCCACTGGCGGCGCCGTGACGCCATCCGGCCTCTCGATGGGGGCCTCGAATCAATCGCTGGGCGTGAGCGTCGGTGCGGCCAGCAGTGTCGGCGGCATCAGCATTACGCCACCGAACAGTGCTGGTCTCCGTCAGTCGACAG TATTCGATTTCAAATTCAAACGGCGACCTTCGCTGAAAGTGCTCTTAACGAAACTGCCATCCAACGACAGTTTGAGCAACAGTCCGGCGCCATCATCGCCAG GAATCGCCAATTGGGCCTCAGATAATCGGGACGGCAATGTGGCAGATAAG TccgctgccgatgccgccAAACTCAATCGAAAGGAGTCCTACAAGGCCCAGCGGAAGAACTACCGCAAAGAGAAGAAACGCGTGGCCAGCGAGCTGATGAATTCCCTGCAGGATCCAGCCGTGATTGTGCTGGCCGACTGGCTGAAGGTCCGCGGCACCCTCAAGTCCTGGACGAAGCTGTGGTGCGTGCTCAAGCCGGGACTGCTGTTGATCTACAAGAGCCAGAAGACCAAGAGCAGTCACTGGGTGGGCACCGTGATGCTGACCGCGTGCCAGGTGATCGAGCGGCCCAGCAAGAAGGATGGCTTCTGCTTCAAGCTCTTCCATCCCATGGAGCAGTCCATCTGGGCGCCTCGCGGACCCGACAAGGAGACAATCG GCGCCGTTGTCCAGCCATTACCAACCGCCTACCTGATCTTTCGAGCGCCCAGCCAGGCGGCTGGTAAATGCTGGATGGATGCCCTGGAACTGTCGCTGCGCTGCTCGGCTCTGTTGCTgcgcaccaacagcagcacagcGCCGTCCAACACCTCCTACGTGGGGGAACCGCTGCTGCCCGTCTCCCACGAGACACAGTGGTCGGAGGCGGACTACGAGAAGCACTTCAACGACCACGGTAAGTGGGGTCAGTTCCTGGCTGTGCCGCCCGACATGGAGTCCTCGCGCTCCGACACCAGCCTGCCCTCGCGGGCCCAGACTccactgctgcagcagctctacAGCAGCGCCGTCAGCAACTGGGAGCGCACCAAGCGGCTGCCACACTTTCGGCATCATTCGGAGCAACGAAAGAGCTCCTGCAGCGATGCCTCCAGCTGCGACTACGCCTTGGGTACCCAGCGCAAGCGTCGCCTCCTGAGCCCCGTCAGCAAGTCCCTGTCCCTGGGCGGAACAGGGGCCCTgggcggcagcagctccagcgaAGAGAACGAGGATGACTATGGTGACACGAGCGCTGGCAGcctggccccggccccggGCCCTGATCCGCGGCCTGTGAGCGCTCCGCCCGAGTGCCCGTTGCAGCCACGGTTCCGCCTCAACGTGAAGG ATCTGGACGCGGACAGTCAGAATGAAGCGCCCAACGCCGCCATGTCGGGCCTGGAGTCAGAATCGGAGTCGGATGCGGGCGAGGCCGTACAAGATGATACCCTAGAACCAGCCGACTGCGTGGAGACCACCTATGTGCCCTTCACCGAAGAGGAGTTTGGGGAG CAAGGggagcaggtggaggagttgGCCGAAGAGAACAAGAGCCTCATCTGGTGCATTGTGAAGCAGGTGCGTCCTGGCATGGATCTGAGCAAGGTGGTGCTGCCCACGTTCATCCTGGAGCCACGTTCGTTTCTCGACAAGCTCTCGGACTCGTATTACCACGCAGATTTGCTCTCCAA GGCCGTGCAGGAGGATGATGCATTCACGCGCATGAAGATCATCGTGCAATGGTACATGTCCAGCTTCTACAAGAAACCCAAGGGCCTGAAGAAGCCCTACAATCCGATATTGGGCGAGACGTTCCGCTGCTATTGGCAGCATCCCAGCGGCAGTCGGACATTCTATATTGCCGAGCAGGTCTCGCATCACCCGCCCGTGTCGGCCTTCTACGTGACGAATCGCGAGGATGGCTTCAGCATCACCTGCTCCATCTTGGCGAAATCGAAGTTCTACGGCAATAGCACCTCCGCCGTCCTTGAGGGGGCGGCCACGATGACGCTATTGCCGCGCGGTGAATGCTACACGGCGACCACGCCCTACGCCCACTGCAAAGGCATTCTGATGGGCACGCTGTCCATGGAGCTGGGCGGCAAGATAAACATCGAGTGCGAGAACACCGGTTACAGGACGGAGTTAGAGTTCAAGCTGAAGCCATTCCTCGGCGGCTCAGAGTCCACCAATGTGGTTGTGGGTAAAATCAAGCTGGGCAAGGAGACGCTGGCCACCATCAATGGACACTGGGACAGGGAGTGCCGCATCAAGGACGCCAAGACGGGCGAGGAAACCCTTCTGTTCAAGGTGGATGCCGATCTGCGCGCTAAGCGGCTCCCTCGATACCTGGTCCCCGTCGAGGCGCAGGAGCCGCACGAGTCGCAGCGCCTGTGGGAACGCGTCTCTGAATCCATTGCACGCGAGGATCAGGTGGCTGCCACCGAAGAGAAGACCGTACTGGAGGAGAAGCAGAGGGCCGCCGCCAAGGAGCGTTCGAGCATCGAGGCCCCATACGTGCCCAATCTCTTCGAGCTGGATAGCTACGGCCAGTGGATATACAAGTACGCCGACCTTCGGCCCTGGGACGTCCGGAACGATGTGCGGCAGTACGAGTGCCAGTACAAGGTGCTGACCCAGACGCGCCACAAGTCGGTTCCCATCGTCCACGGGGCCGAACTCATGCATCCCCTGCGGAGCTCCATCGAACCGGTGGCCCGCTCGCACAGACAATCGGGGGCTGCCTCCTCGAAGGCGCCCAAGGCCAAGAACAAGAGCCTGGTTCTGGCGCCGCGAGACACCAACTCGGACTCCAGCCAGTCCCCCCAGGGCGTGGTCAAGCGGAGCTCCTCCAGCTCGATTAGGCA AATTAACGCGGCCCTCGATCAGGTTAACCGGGTGCTGGAGGAGCACTCGAAGCAGCTGAACGACATAAGTCGGCGACTAGAGCGAATGCAGTATGCTCCCCCGGCGCACCTGAGACATGGCGCACAGAACATGCTGGGCGGCGGTGTGGCCCTGTCGACGGTGATCAAGTCGCTGATCTATGCTCTCATTGGGCTGACCTTTAGCCTGATCCTGCGCTGGCTGTTCAAGTAA
- the Orp8 gene encoding oxysterol-binding protein-related protein 8 isoform X3: MQSPQPAHPSGSGSHTPVNPTSSLSSVTGTAAGSTSTPIRINSAKHSGGGDSLLPSLGLAGGSGTGASTSSHSMPGTPQQSSSVPTGSHLQLQTPSATGGAVTPSGLSMGASNQSLGVSVGAASSVGGISITPPNSAGLRQSTVFDFKFKRRPSLKVLLTKLPSNDSLSNSPAPSSPGIANWASDNRDGNVADKSAADAAKLNRKESYKAQRKNYRKEKKRVASELMNSLQDPAVIVLADWLKVRGTLKSWTKLWCVLKPGLLLIYKSQKTKSSHWVGTVMLTACQVIERPSKKDGFCFKLFHPMEQSIWAPRGPDKETIGAVVQPLPTAYLIFRAPSQAAGKCWMDALELSLRCSALLLRTNSSTAPSNTSYVGEPLLPVSHETQWSEADYEKHFNDHDLDADSQNEAPNAAMSGLESESESDAGEAVQDDTLEPADCVETTYVPFTEEEFGEQGEQVEELAEENKSLIWCIVKQVRPGMDLSKVVLPTFILEPRSFLDKLSDSYYHADLLSKAVQEDDAFTRMKIIVQWYMSSFYKKPKGLKKPYNPILGETFRCYWQHPSGSRTFYIAEQVSHHPPVSAFYVTNREDGFSITCSILAKSKFYGNSTSAVLEGAATMTLLPRGECYTATTPYAHCKGILMGTLSMELGGKINIECENTGYRTELEFKLKPFLGGSESTNVVVGKIKLGKETLATINGHWDRECRIKDAKTGEETLLFKVDADLRAKRLPRYLVPVEAQEPHESQRLWERVSESIAREDQVAATEEKTVLEEKQRAAAKERSSIEAPYVPNLFELDSYGQWIYKYADLRPWDVRNDVRQYECQYKVLTQTRHKSVPIVHGAELMHPLRSSIEPVARSHRQSGAASSKAPKAKNKSLVLAPRDTNSDSSQSPQGVVKRSSSSSIRQINAALDQVNRVLEEHSKQLNDISRRLERMQYAPPAHLRHGAQNMLGGGVALSTVIKSLIYALIGLTFSLILRWLFK, translated from the exons ATGCAGTCGCCCCAGCCAGCGCATCcgagcggcagtggcagtcatACGCCCGTCAATCCCACGTCCAGCCTCTCCTCCGTAACAGGCACAGCAGCTGGCAGCACCAGTACGCCCATCAGGATCAACAGCGCGAAGCACTCTGGCGGCGGCGACTCCTTGCTGCCATCGCTGGGCCTGGCTGGCGGCAGTGGGACGGGTGCATCCACCTCCTCCCACTCGATGCCAGGCACCCCGCAGCAGTCCAGTAGTGTCCCGACGGGCAGccatctgcagctgcagacTCCGAGCGCCACTGGCGGCGCCGTGACGCCATCCGGCCTCTCGATGGGGGCCTCGAATCAATCGCTGGGCGTGAGCGTCGGTGCGGCCAGCAGTGTCGGCGGCATCAGCATTACGCCACCGAACAGTGCTGGTCTCCGTCAGTCGACAG TATTCGATTTCAAATTCAAACGGCGACCTTCGCTGAAAGTGCTCTTAACGAAACTGCCATCCAACGACAGTTTGAGCAACAGTCCGGCGCCATCATCGCCAG GAATCGCCAATTGGGCCTCAGATAATCGGGACGGCAATGTGGCAGATAAG TccgctgccgatgccgccAAACTCAATCGAAAGGAGTCCTACAAGGCCCAGCGGAAGAACTACCGCAAAGAGAAGAAACGCGTGGCCAGCGAGCTGATGAATTCCCTGCAGGATCCAGCCGTGATTGTGCTGGCCGACTGGCTGAAGGTCCGCGGCACCCTCAAGTCCTGGACGAAGCTGTGGTGCGTGCTCAAGCCGGGACTGCTGTTGATCTACAAGAGCCAGAAGACCAAGAGCAGTCACTGGGTGGGCACCGTGATGCTGACCGCGTGCCAGGTGATCGAGCGGCCCAGCAAGAAGGATGGCTTCTGCTTCAAGCTCTTCCATCCCATGGAGCAGTCCATCTGGGCGCCTCGCGGACCCGACAAGGAGACAATCG GCGCCGTTGTCCAGCCATTACCAACCGCCTACCTGATCTTTCGAGCGCCCAGCCAGGCGGCTGGTAAATGCTGGATGGATGCCCTGGAACTGTCGCTGCGCTGCTCGGCTCTGTTGCTgcgcaccaacagcagcacagcGCCGTCCAACACCTCCTACGTGGGGGAACCGCTGCTGCCCGTCTCCCACGAGACACAGTGGTCGGAGGCGGACTACGAGAAGCACTTCAACGACCACG ATCTGGACGCGGACAGTCAGAATGAAGCGCCCAACGCCGCCATGTCGGGCCTGGAGTCAGAATCGGAGTCGGATGCGGGCGAGGCCGTACAAGATGATACCCTAGAACCAGCCGACTGCGTGGAGACCACCTATGTGCCCTTCACCGAAGAGGAGTTTGGGGAG CAAGGggagcaggtggaggagttgGCCGAAGAGAACAAGAGCCTCATCTGGTGCATTGTGAAGCAGGTGCGTCCTGGCATGGATCTGAGCAAGGTGGTGCTGCCCACGTTCATCCTGGAGCCACGTTCGTTTCTCGACAAGCTCTCGGACTCGTATTACCACGCAGATTTGCTCTCCAA GGCCGTGCAGGAGGATGATGCATTCACGCGCATGAAGATCATCGTGCAATGGTACATGTCCAGCTTCTACAAGAAACCCAAGGGCCTGAAGAAGCCCTACAATCCGATATTGGGCGAGACGTTCCGCTGCTATTGGCAGCATCCCAGCGGCAGTCGGACATTCTATATTGCCGAGCAGGTCTCGCATCACCCGCCCGTGTCGGCCTTCTACGTGACGAATCGCGAGGATGGCTTCAGCATCACCTGCTCCATCTTGGCGAAATCGAAGTTCTACGGCAATAGCACCTCCGCCGTCCTTGAGGGGGCGGCCACGATGACGCTATTGCCGCGCGGTGAATGCTACACGGCGACCACGCCCTACGCCCACTGCAAAGGCATTCTGATGGGCACGCTGTCCATGGAGCTGGGCGGCAAGATAAACATCGAGTGCGAGAACACCGGTTACAGGACGGAGTTAGAGTTCAAGCTGAAGCCATTCCTCGGCGGCTCAGAGTCCACCAATGTGGTTGTGGGTAAAATCAAGCTGGGCAAGGAGACGCTGGCCACCATCAATGGACACTGGGACAGGGAGTGCCGCATCAAGGACGCCAAGACGGGCGAGGAAACCCTTCTGTTCAAGGTGGATGCCGATCTGCGCGCTAAGCGGCTCCCTCGATACCTGGTCCCCGTCGAGGCGCAGGAGCCGCACGAGTCGCAGCGCCTGTGGGAACGCGTCTCTGAATCCATTGCACGCGAGGATCAGGTGGCTGCCACCGAAGAGAAGACCGTACTGGAGGAGAAGCAGAGGGCCGCCGCCAAGGAGCGTTCGAGCATCGAGGCCCCATACGTGCCCAATCTCTTCGAGCTGGATAGCTACGGCCAGTGGATATACAAGTACGCCGACCTTCGGCCCTGGGACGTCCGGAACGATGTGCGGCAGTACGAGTGCCAGTACAAGGTGCTGACCCAGACGCGCCACAAGTCGGTTCCCATCGTCCACGGGGCCGAACTCATGCATCCCCTGCGGAGCTCCATCGAACCGGTGGCCCGCTCGCACAGACAATCGGGGGCTGCCTCCTCGAAGGCGCCCAAGGCCAAGAACAAGAGCCTGGTTCTGGCGCCGCGAGACACCAACTCGGACTCCAGCCAGTCCCCCCAGGGCGTGGTCAAGCGGAGCTCCTCCAGCTCGATTAGGCA AATTAACGCGGCCCTCGATCAGGTTAACCGGGTGCTGGAGGAGCACTCGAAGCAGCTGAACGACATAAGTCGGCGACTAGAGCGAATGCAGTATGCTCCCCCGGCGCACCTGAGACATGGCGCACAGAACATGCTGGGCGGCGGTGTGGCCCTGTCGACGGTGATCAAGTCGCTGATCTATGCTCTCATTGGGCTGACCTTTAGCCTGATCCTGCGCTGGCTGTTCAAGTAA